A stretch of DNA from Glycine max cultivar Williams 82 chromosome 18, Glycine_max_v4.0, whole genome shotgun sequence:
aaatctcatttatggttatgggggatttcatcaacatactctccttccccggtggacgcattgtttttcactcaaaaaaaagcatatgatgCTCTAAtaagttggaatatttgtctctttgctaaagcatgtttgcattttagtggagaaaacaccgagactttttcaagtctcccaagttatctagaactacgtaggtctgagttcctcattggaggatacgtaggagcaagagccttgcttttgtcgaccacaccaccttttgttgtcatactgaccctgaggtcatgtgacatgcggagacaaaatttggtcattccgcgcccctttgccattcagacacagtcgtgtccgatggcacgcagagacaaaatttggtcattctgcaccctttgtcatccagaggcggcgggcccgatgacatgcggagacaaaatttggtcattccgcacccctttgccattcagacacagacgtgtccgatggcgcgcagagacaaaatttggtcattctgcaccctttgtcatccagaggcggcgggcccgatgacatgcggagacaaaatttggtcattccgcgcccctttgccattcagacacagtcgtgtccgatggcacgcagagacaaaatttggtcattctgcactctttgtcatccagaggcggcgggcccgatgacatgcggagacaaaatttggtcattccgcacccctttgccattcagacacagtcgtgtccgatggcacacagagacaaaatttggtcattctgcaccctttgtcatccagaggcggcgggcccgatgacatgcggagacaaaatttggtcattctgcacccctttgccattcaaacacggtcgtgtccgatggcacgcagagacaaaatttagtcattctgcaccctttgtcatccagaggcggcgggcccgatgacatgcggagacaaaatttggtcattccgcaccccttttccattcagacacagtcgtgtccgatggcacgcagagacaaaatttggtcattctgcaccctttgtcatccagaggcggcgggcccgatgacatgcggagacaaaatttggtcattccgcacccctttgccattcagacacagtcgtgtccgatggtacacagagacaaaatttagtcattctgcaccctttgtcatccagaggcggcgggcccgatgacatgcggagacaaaatttggtcattccgcacccctttgccattcagacacagtcgtgtccgatggcgcgcagagacaaaatttggtcattctgcacactttgtcatctagaggcggcgggcccgatgacacgcggagatttgtattatcttccgcactcacaagatctgtcatactgacttttgagtcacgctgacgggcggaaatacccgagtggttatccgtataaacattcttttgctatctgtaagacagaacgcttgatagcatgcagagactgacatcgtcttctgcaccttttgttccctcgggaacaacaagtcatttgcatgtggagattttatggtcacccgcgactctcgtcaaatcgagaggaacgaaattagtgtcttatctttactttccttttatctccaataaaagacaagtaaagaggggcaactgtcataccctaattttgtccggggacctttgcttgatgacatacgacttttctttggtccttgtgaggtgcttcgcacccatcattaggcaatttgtgaaattccaggacatgccggaaaaccaaaaaaatatatatgcacaatccgtaagtttccgtgacacaccggaaatcaaatggaagcatcgttgcataattaagtgaggttccgtaacattccgtaagtcaaaaaggggatgattatgtaatccgcaaggttccgtaacattacggaaagaaaacaagtatcgttacgaaattcgtaagtttccgtaactttacgaaaaaagaatcaccaaaaaaagcagaggggggtgtacttagtaaaaatgggggtgcaaatagcacccaggcccacttgggccctccagaagattcctccagaaggctgttgcttctggaggaagcaaccctactcgcctgggcgagctaggcggcaagcatctcccctattttgctataaataggggaggaagtgaagaagaaaagggttcagccccttaggcacttctctctctttcgaatttgcttggaaaaattgtttccgtgaagaaaatctaagctgaggcgcttccgaaacgtttccgtaaggaatttcgcgaaggtttcgaccgttcttcgacgttcttcatccgttcttcatcgttcttcgatcttcaacgggtaagtacctcgaaccaagattttcgattcattctatgtacccatggtggtccacattgtgtttcgtgtatttttattctcgtttcatttactttttatacccccttttgacgtgcttaagccattttacttaagtcatttctcgcttaacttaaaaataaaataaatttccaccaatcatttgaattgtattatccgttaacttcggttaaaataaattccgaccgttcggtcgtgccgtaaccacgttggaaataaaaaagaggtaaaaaataatataataatcaaaaaacatctttttttagtaaaataaagcggaaaatcaatcggacgttttctctttgggatttctcattcttaatcgaattgactaataactaaagtgaaattaaggctaaaaccaactcgcctagtcaagctcgtccacaaaaatagggttttttaagtttgtcatttcaatttcttactaagtaaatggatcgttttcaaggtccaacgccttaaaatgatcaccttttaagtaaaaaagaatcacttgataagaaagaactacgtaggtctgatttcctcatcgcaattgaggatacgtaggagcaaaagccccgtttttttcgaccaccccaagagatcgttaatggttcaatgccttaacgtttctctcctttcaaaaacaagagatcgttaatggtccaacgccttaacgtttctctcctttcaaaatcaaaagaccgtttaatggtccaacaccttaaatgaccttttgttcaataaaaacatattttgcaaaaaagacaaaaacaacttaaccaaacactttgttccgaaagaactacgtaggtctgatttcctcatcgcaaactgaggaatacgtaggagcaaagggaaacacccttgtcgaccacaaaaaaggaaaaatataaaaagggtataaaggatataaggacataaaagggaacataaaaatcaaagtcatgtttgcacattcgattaaaggctgccgtcccttgggacggacgtgtggggtgctaataccttccccgtgcgtaaatacaactcccgaactttttcacttaaaagttcgtagatcgcgtcttttccggtttttccgacgttttcctcaaataaacgttggtggcgactccgcgcgtattcctttcgtggaacacgcatcccgcgagtctcgcgtcgccctcccgccgaagggtaggttgtgacacttacgaaaagaaaacaagtatcgttacgaaattcgtaaagtttcgtaaccttatggaaaaagaatcaccaaaaaaagcaaaggggtgtatttagtaaaaataaggGTGTAAACAGCAACTAGGCCCACTGGGGCCTTCcaaattcttcctccagaaggcggttgcttctagaggaagcaacctggctcgcctgggtggcaagctcctcccttattttgctataaatagggggagaagtgaagaagaaaagggttcagctttcttggcacttcgtattcacttgaaattgctgaggaaaattgttttcgtgaagaaaatccaagccgagacgcttccgtaatgttttcataacgtttccgtgggtgatttcgtgaagattttcaaccgttatTCGTCATTCATagttcgttcttcattgttcttcggtcttcaaccggtaagtaccccaaatcgaacttttcaattcattctatgtatccgtggtggtccccatttgtttcgtgtacttttattctcgtttcatttactttccgtacccccttttgacgtgcttcagtcatttacttaagtcattttctcgcctaatcaaaaaataaaataaatttccaccgatcatttgatttgtaatatccgttaacttctgttaaaatgaaatccgaccgttcggtcatgccgtaaccacattggaaatgAAAAaggggtaaaataataatataataatcaaaaaatatcttttagcaaaataaagcgaaaaaaaatcaatcagacgtttctctttgggatttctctttcttaattgaattgactaaaaactaaagtgaaactaaggctaaaatcaactcgcaaagtcaagctcgtccgcaaaaaaatcactaaaaaggatttgaaagttcaatatctcagtttttcttaccaagtaaatggatcatttttaaggttcaacgccttaaaatgatcaccttccaagtaaaaagaatcgcttgattcaaccttaagaaagaactacgtaggtctgattttctcttcgatggagggtacgtaggagcaagagctccgcttttgtcgacctcaaaaaataaaaagaaataaaagtttagatacacaatttcacacaattctaatttaaggttgttgtcctttgggacaaacgtgagaggtgctaataccttcctcaaacgtaaatacaactcccgaatctggaatattctttatgaccggtttccttcggtttttctgacgttttccacaaataaacgttggtggcgactccgtacattttcctcctttggaaaacgcacccacgagcctcgcctcgctcgcccgcaaaagggtaggttgcgacaacccctaatacaaaaactagtctaggtgccttaaatacaagggctaaaaaatcctatatttataggataccctacctatattatggagccctaaataaaaagacaaaaaaataatgaaatcctaatctaatatgtacaaagaaaagtgaacctaaccttggcccatgggctcaaaaatctaccctgaggtttaTGAGAATCATCAGGCCTTCTTCAATAGCTCTAGCCCAGTCCTCTTGGAGCCTATTGCTCATGGCTCTTATAACTGTTCCCTTCCTAGTGACGATTGCatcattttagaattttaataaaAGCACCGGGTGTAAAAGAAGTTTTCACATGCAGGAAGAAAATGCCTTATATTGTATGCCAGGTCAGCCCAATCTATTTTTAGGCTAAACCAAATCTTAAAGTGAtgctttcttaaaattaaaaataatatcttttatagaaaaaatagtttaatgaaaataattagtttttaattaaaatttaataaacacaGCAAAACAAgagaatcttaaaaaaataaagaaaaaaacacctgaaagaaaaagaaaaacaaacattttagCAAGCGTTGCGAACACCTCAAAACTACCCCAAAAAGGCTATTCTATGTCGGTTAAAAAGTGAATTCTATGTTAGTCATTAACCGTTGTTGTAGGCAACATCGTAAAAAGTCTTCACTTTGTACGacacactattagaaaatacactttcaacatcggttatttagaacattctacatcggttctaaaaccgatgttgaaagtgacgatgttgaatgtatgaatgttaacatcggttttggagaaccgatgttaacatacatatgacaacatcgattctccaaatacccgatgttaaacacaatgaacaacagcaaaaaaaagtgtaggcatgatgaacgttgacatcggttttccagtaaaaccgatattaatatgttagtttaacatcggttttctagaataaccgatgttaatgtatgcccttaacatccgtttttctagaaaaccgatgtcaacgttgatgatgcttacacttatttggtgtagttctttgtgtataacatcggttaattataaataaccgatgttactattcaaatattcacatcggttatttataattaaccgatgttaatgtacaatagttgacatcggttatccacagataaccgatgttaaaatacaaacgctgacatcggttatacacaaaaacccgatgttaatatacaaacgttaacatcggttttctattataaccgatgttggttatgatattaacatcggtttttgttaataaccgatgttgttttcaaatttttttatatatatattttctgtttttacaataaacccaaaattgtacctgtcaaatgcaatttcaggaggcccaattcacagcaaataaacattttattctgctttcaagcagttttaatgataataaacatcaaataattgatttacatattataaagaacaatcaacaaatgaattcaatgttcgtgttacatagaaaatgtcaaaaatgtcaaaaatgttaaaaaatgtccctaaatcctaggcttGATCTCTAACTcagagataaaactgtgcccactggatccgcaatgcttttaatctctcgggctccaatggtctagggtcgttaaaatactgcatgattaaataaatcatattaagttaataatgtaatacaaattataaataaatcgattttctttgaaataaacttaccgcttcccaattatttctaaaacttcctaaaatgatggtggacatccagtgcatgacatagtagccgcactcagtagttcctttttgtctattacactaaatacataatgaaatttggatattaattaaacaactagtgtacagacacataaagaaatatatataagtggaagttttatgtaaatgatgtaccttgacgacaatccacctagcaggagcctttgatttaggctgtggagcatcatcaagacccttgatagcactgttccatatgagtaacaattaaaaactggtgttgtacgttgaggtattacaatgcaaatgtattgaaaagaacactaacctattaataatccccttaaggtaatTGTCtagcctgttatgcaatgaacaaaaccagacaactaagtgttccttgggcagaaTGACACCATCTGCcaatgtccgctgcagtggaacctaaaatgggttagtacattagtaaacattaattaaattttgttattttgtgacttacccatttaggtaggctccaagatacacatcgcgttgtgaactctgcatccaactctttatgtaactttcagattcaaactgcgattgcccagacctctgaatggactgaggctcgaggaatccatagatatcagaattccccgctcgcatacatgtttcagtgagatgcctgtttatgttaagtcaaagttaaatatttatgaattgaaagtcataacttaggtaaataaaagtcttttatataaagacttacagaatccacaactgtaacactgatatgctgagacattgaccaccgtgtgcgatttcggagaggtctttgtgctttatgtacagggggaaatctggattaacgaccccgaacacggtggcatcccatatAACCtaataaggcctcaagaaaagctctgggatggtcaatgtcatcagataaagcggatcatcgacctccggatcgggcttcggaggtggttttggcggagacacagctacctgtttatgaaacaaagttaaatagcctaatttgaaaagaagaaacatatagtaaggacaataagtatctgctgtgataaagacttaaccagatgtgtcggccaagcaaggaaggtgtaaagtgcctgccccactaaggaaacctcatcagtgggtacaggaactggagcatctgcatctctaacctcctccacactcacctttacttggccaagcaacaaaggagtgttatgaacaacagtggatccctcataaactctcccgatggcaaccaggcgggcaggatctgcttctatgtacaagccgcacctgtcagagtcaccggtctcaggatcgtttcctgagggatcaacacaactcccctttgtgctcactcgaggaccggagggaccaggaccaaccagaggctcaggaggcactgcaagtccctgagattgcatctgcgactgaaggtggctgaaggatgccatgacctgcctcgtcactttctctgtgatggactcctctagttGGTCCCTGATCTGCTGAGTCAGCTGGtgtaattcgtcaggaggcagggaggaagcgctgcgggacgtccgtggagccgatccaaagtattgcttgatggtgacaccggctccaataccacggacacgtccagggtgctctggacgtccaatagcagcggccagaacatcctgacgtccatgggggacgaacgatccctgtgtggcctgctcctcaaacgaatcctgcgtagaaaacacacagtggtacatggcattctcaaaatattcaaacataattgtaatggttagttgaacatgacttacaatcttctcagcgatttcctttgcggcctcaatcgtcatctcccctgtcttcttcgtgcgggTCATCTTctacttcacgtggcgtctgaccggggatggagggtcgatgacgccatcaacgcttcctgactgtgcagcttcctgcatcttcttcttggtcttctcagccaggagcttctgctccaaataatcataacccccacgagacaaaacgtggggggcagtattctgcttctggatggccagtgccttcatgcgcacatcctgaaaaaattaaacaataatgtttgaaatgggtagaatgaagtataacaacatcatgtttaatatgaaaaacaacttaaatggcaaaggaacatacctcccaagaagggtctctgcgagtctggcaaaactgggcccacttttccttgctgatgccgtatttgtcacagacagtgtcctcgacaccgtcctaatcggctgcaagggcccatttcctcgtgaggtctgatttaaactgcctccatctctcccccacggtctgtagtaacttccttttcgtcctactgtcagaagcctctgggatatcaaattccgcctgacaacatgaaacaaagtttatttgttacaataatgaaattttttggctattaattacacacaatcaaataagaaaagagaaatacctgaatatcctcccaaatcaggtccttctgagcagtagggacctccttccagttctcgtaggtgatgtccaccttatcacgtgccacaatccccaaatatgttcttaatttcttcttgtggggaccgtcaaccttccctgtagcaggatcaacatgcaccactggtctctcaacaccaggtggtctagtggacaatgATCATAGGCGTGAGggtttgcgtgtccgcttcatggcagacgtcgaagccgatgcgtccgaagtaggaggaggaggaggaggagaaggaggaggagaaggaggagaaggaggaggagaaggaggaggaggaggaggaagagtagtggaggcaggtggagaacccatgatcttttatacaataacatacaaaattggattaatgaaaagaggattagtgataagtttttttttggaaggcaaaagtataagcttattaaacaaaaccccaccacataaggagacaagacaaattaaccaaaggactctgaaagattggtagttgtgctttttaattgtgatttcatccatgttttctttgatattgattttcttaggacttcatccatgttttgacagcatttgattttcttttttgcagaaaagaaagaggggaacgagcaacaatttgaaggttgtacattcaggaactaaagaattcaaaatagctagtaataagagggatttgtttttgggattttctgagcaccaagagcggctacgcaagaagcttgcacttgaggagggaaggatatttgcagctaatgaacaactttcttaactatttgtccttcaaattttactattttttttcttatatgtaaatataaataatataaggttatgccatagggacatggtcatttttacccctaacaatcttagaagtaaatatagaccatgtttttacgccatacccttataccatttatatttacatattagcaaaaagaaacagtaaaatcaaaataataataataacctgaaatgcactcagagaacaacttgaaatgcattcaaccgaaatttcatcaaattaatcaaaataacaataacCTGACTGAATgagtctaacataaaaataaaagtctccccaaactgtccaaacggacaattcaagactaaatacaatgactaatgcaaattgTCCGCAAtagtcattgcattcagtctcaaacgggaatctaaggttcattcaccatgaacaacagttgtttatatagcaaattacactaatcacatacaagaacatacaaaaggtaaaattcaaTGACAGACAAATATAGACATCAACAGTtgtttatgtaactaatttcaaatgCTGGGTTTCAagggtgcttatgctttattattgtagttgggcatacgtgtgtgtgtgtgtgtatcatgaGGGTCTGTGCCATCCAAAGGCAATTCCTTTGTGAGCTCTAATATTGAGACAAGTGTGGAGAGTAGGCAGAAAATTGTTGAGTGTGGAGACtagtgggtgtgtgtgtgtttctgtgtgtgtgtgtgtgtgtctgtgtctgtgtgtgtttctgtgtgtgtgtgtgtgtgtgtgtgtgtgtgtctgtgtgtgtgtgtgtgtgtatgtgtgtgtgtgtgtgtgtttctgtgggtgtgtgtgtgtgtgtgtgtgtatgtgtgtggcTGTTTGGTTGTGTTTCTGtcttttatgtgtgtgtgtatatgtttctgtgtgtgtgtgtgtgtgtgtgtgtgtgtgtgtgtaggtgtgtggctgtgtgtgtgtgtgtgtgtgtgtgttaaagATGCACACAAAGCGATGCAGTGTTAAAAGGGTCCAGAAGTTAGAAGCTGAGCTTAACAAGCTTGAATCTGAAGCTGAACTATCGGGTCtgaaaatcaattttgctaAGAGTATATTCGGAGCTTTCAAGATTTCTGATCAATGGAAGCATGATGCAGCAAAGTACTTGAACTGCAGCTGCTTAACTCTTCTTTTTGTGTATCTTGGCATACCTATAGGGGCTATTAATGCAACAAAATGGTGAGCTGTGGACCAGAGTTTTGAATTCCAAATATGGTGGATGGAGGAACCTTGAAGAAACAGGAAATTcagcaaaacaatgtgtttgGTGGAGGGATGTAAAACAAGCTTTCAATCAATCTCAACAGGGACTGGTTATTCAATATAACATGAGGTGGAAGGTGGGGGATGGAGAGAAAGTTAGATTCTGGACAGATAAGTGGATTAATCAAGAGGAGTCGCTAGCAGAAAGGTACCCCAGGCTGTTTATTATATCCTCACAACAGAATCACACCATTAGGCAGATGGGAACTCAAAATGACACGGGCTGGGAATGGAATTTTTCATGGAGAAGACTGCTTTTTGACAATGAAATTGATACTGCCATCAGTTTCCTTAGGGAGGTACAAGGACAAAGCATACAGCAACAGCAAATTGACATTTGGGAGTGGATAGGAGATTCATCAGGGATTTACACAACTCGCAGCGCCTACAATCTGATATGGGAGGAAATTGCTGGTGGCCAGAAGGAGGATTGGAGTATGGAACTATGGAAGACAAAGATACCAAGCAAAATTGCGATATTCGCTTGGAGATTATGCAGGGGCAGACTGCCCACAAAGGAGAATCTGCGAAAAAGGAACATACAGATCAACAATATGCTTTGCCCTTTCTGCAGTGGAGCTATGGAAGATGAATCTCACCTATTTATTCATTGCATCAAAATCCAACCAATTTGGTAGGAATCGATGTCATGGATGAATATCAAAGGCGCTTTCCCCTTCAGCCCGAAACAGCACTTCATGCAGCACATTTCTATCCACATCGAAGGATTAAGGGCTAAGCGGTGGAGGTATTGGTGGCTGGCAGTAACATGGTCTATATGGAAGCTCAAAAACAGAATTTTGTTTGCAAATGCAGAATTTGATACTAATCGGCTTTTTGAAGATGCTATCTTTATAATTTGGACTTGGCTTAGACAATTTGAGAAGGACTTCACAGTCCACTATAATCAGTGGTCAAGTAATATTAGACAaggctttttgtttttgtagagggaGTGCACATAGTTTCAGAAATACTTGTACACTACACAAGTAGACCTATTAGACTACTTATGTACTACATATAATAGTCCATACCTTTGtaattagtacctctggtactttatttcaatataatatatttatctttgctgataaaaaaaaacatttgcttGCCGATTGATCAAAGATAGAATCCCAACTAAAGGGAATTTACGGAGAAGACAGCTGGAGAAAGGCTTTGCCCAGCCCTACAACTATTGGTCTAGTAATTtatcaacaacatttttttattagggtaGCAGTGCAGGGTTATTGTATTCTATTTAGATTGGCACCTGATTCGTAGGACCTATGGTTCTGCTAGTCTGCTGGTTTCTAACTTGTATATTTAGTACCTTTGGTACTCACagttattaata
This window harbors:
- the LOC102667096 gene encoding uncharacterized protein, which gives rise to MRWKVGDGEKVRFWTDKWINQEESLAERYPRLFIISSQQNHTIRQMGTQNDTGWEWNFSWRRLLFDNEIDTAISFLREVQGQSIQQQQIDIWEWIGDSSGIYTTRSAYNLIWEEIAGGQKEDWSMELWKTKIPSKIAIFAWRLCRGRLPTKENLRKRNIQINNMLCPFCSGAMEDESHLFIHCIKIQPIW